Proteins encoded by one window of Haematobia irritans isolate KBUSLIRL chromosome 2, ASM5000362v1, whole genome shotgun sequence:
- the LOC142225787 gene encoding uncharacterized protein LOC142225787, protein MLKMVGQHTEVSSVGVSLHMLSNFVAEFDGTTDGKFWVTQLRDIKQTYNLDDHMFRALFATKLVGRAQVWLHTRRSEPNEHVDELLEHFCMTFGSRETKLETRRKFEQRKWCFGENFSEYYGEKIMLASKLKLDDDELLEYLIDGISNIQVRTQVSMQQHKTASDLLKSLVNVKLPKSAVAEPSKTKPTTTLKAGVRCYNCNSIGHYAAECSKPRRAPGTCYACGETGHTVSDCEQNKKKTLKETNTYNA, encoded by the exons atgttaaaaatggttGGACAACATACCGAGGTTTCTTCTGTTGGTGTTTCGCTCCATATGCTTAGCAATTTTGTTGCAGAGTTTGATGGAACGACAGATGGGAAATTTTGGGTCACACAATTGAGAGACATCAAACAAACGTACAATCTCGATGATCACATGTTCCGTGCTTTGTTCGCAACAAAATTAGTCGGCAGAGCCCAGGTATGGTTGCACACGAGACGTAGTGAACCAAACGAACATGTCGATGAGTTACTGGAGCATTTTTGTATGACGTTCGGGTCAAGAGAGACAAAGCTGGAGACTCGTCGAAAATTTGAACAACGCAAGTGGTGTTTTGGAGAGAATTTCAGTGAGTACTAtggtgaaaaaattatgttggccAGTAAGTTGAAGCTCGACGATGATGAATTGCTGGAGTATTTGATCGATGGTATATCGAATATTCAGGTGAGAACGCAAGTTTCAATGCAACAACATAAAACAGCCTCGGACTTGCTGAAATCATTGGTAAACGTTAAGTTACCCAAATCAGCTGTGGCTGAACCATCCAagacaaaaccaacaacaacattaaAGGCTGGCGTAAGGTGCTATAATTGTAATAGTATTGGACACTATGCGGCAGAATGTAGTAAGCCCAGACGAGCACCTGGCACATGTTATGCTTGCGGGGAAACTGGACACACAGTCTCTGATTGTGAACAAAATAAGAAGAAGACCCTTAAGGAAACCAACACTTAT aatgcCTGA